The Hornefia porci genome contains the following window.
CAGTGATTTTTCCCTGATTTCCTTTTTCTTTGCCACTTTCTGTATTTCCTCTCGTTTTCTCTTTGTTTCCGCTTATTTCAATATTTCCTTCTCGATGCTCCGGAACCGCGCCGGCGGTTCTCCCCGGATTTCCATTCCGTCCAGATACTCATACCCCTCTCCGCAGTGATCGAAAACCAGCCTCCACGCGTGGAGCAGCTGGGTCGTCTGACCGAATCGTTCCCGAATGACTCTGTTCACGCCGGGATCTCCGTATTTGGCGTCTCCGATGACCGGATATCCCGCAGCCGCCAGCTGTGCGCGAATCTGATGTGTCCTTCCCGTGAGGATCTCCACCTCCGCCAGCGTAAAGCCTCCGCCCCGGCGCAGCGGAACGGCGACGGTTTCCATCGTTTTTCCGCCCGGCAGTTCCTCTCCGACCCGGACCATATTTTTGTCTTCCCGTTTCACCATCTCACCCCGCAGACGGAGGCTCTCTCTCAGATCGCCGCAGACGATGGTCAGATAGAATTTCCGGATGCTTCCGCGCTCACGGATCAGTTCATTGAAATGCTGCAGCGCACGATAATTCCTGCCGAAGATCACCAGCCCCGAGGTATTGCGGTCCAGCCGGTTCACAGGCGCGGGAACAAAGGTTTTCTCCCGGGACGGATCGTAGCCTCCCGTCGCCGTCAGATAGGAAATCACCTGATTGGTCAGGTGATTCTTTTTTTCCTTCCCGTCTCCGTGGGTCAGCAGCCCCGCCGGCTTCTCCACCACCAGAATATTTTCATCCTCATAGGCGATGCGGAACTGCCTCCGGACGTTTTCCGTTTTTTTGCCGCGATGAAACAAAGCCAGATCCGCATCCCCGATATACAGGCTCACCACGTCTCCGCTCCGGAGGATCCGGTCCCGTCCCGCTCTGCGGCCGTTGACCTTCACGTCTTTCCGGATTGCCTTGTAGATGAAACCGAGGGGCGCGCCGTTCAGATACTTCCGCAGGAATCTGTCCAGCCGCTGGTTCTGTTCATTCTCACCGATGTCGATATTTTTCATGTCTTATATTATACAACAGCGCTCTGCGTAAATCAAAATTAATTGTCCTTTCGGCGGAAGTATGTTATGATGTTCTTGTAGAAACCGGTGCCGAAGCCGCAAACCGCTCCGGCACAAAACCAGATAAAGGGGGTCTGTTAATGAGTAAATCCAGATCGTTTCGTGACTATCACTACGATCACAGCGATATCCTGCTTGCCGTTGTCATCCTGATCATCGCCGCCGCGCTGATTGTGTGGCGGATCAACATCATCATGGCTTATCCGTCGACGCTGGGACAGAAGGCAGGCACTACCGTGACCACGGAGCAGAACGCCACGACGTCAGACAATACCGCTGCCAAGGAGAGCACCAGGAGTTCCGGGACCAACAAGGCAACCTGGACCGACGACAAGCTCGCCGAGGAGTTCACACTCACCGTGGAGGGCTCCAGCGCAGACAAGAAGATCCAGTGCCTGATCGACGCGGGTCTGTTCACCAGCTCTGTCGATTTCAAATCGGTGTGCAAGAGCTACGGCCTGAATGCGGCGTCCATCAAAGCCGGAACCTATACGTTCAGCCAGGGTATGACAAAGGAAGATATAGCGAAAGATGTTATTAAATAATACTCGGGAGGTATTAAAATGGCATTAGTTACAACAACAGAGATGTTCAGAAAGGCACTGAACAGCGATTATGCGGTCGGCGCATTCAATGTGAACAACATGGAGATCATCCAGGGAATTGTTGACGCGGCTCAGCAGGAGAACGCTCCGCTGATTCTGCAGGTGTCTGCCGGCGCGAGAAAATACGCGAAACCGGTCTATCTGGTCAAGCTTGTTGAAGCTGCCATCGAAGACACCGGCGTGGATGTGGCTCTGCATCTGGACCACGGCGCCGATTTCGACATCTGCAAAAGCTGTGTTGACGGCGGATTCACCTCCGTTATGTACGACGGCTCCAAGCACCCGTTTGAGGAAAACATCCGAATCACCCGTCAGGTCGTGGAATACGCCCACGCCCACGGCGTCGTTGTGGAAGCCGAACTCGGAAAGCTTGCCGGAGTAGAGGACGCTGTCCATGTAAACGAGAGGGAGGCGACCTTCACTGTACCTGAGGAGGCAGCCGAATTCGTCGAGAAGACCGGCGTTGATTCTCTGGCGGTCGCCATCGGAACAAGTCACGGTGCGTATAAATTCAAAGGAACTCCGTATCTCGATTTTGAGAGACTGAAGAAGATCCATGCGCTGATTCCGGACACTCCGCTTGTTCTCCACGGTTCGTCCTCCGTTCCGCAGGAGTTCGTCGAGCTCTGCAACAAATACGGCGGAGAGGTTCCGGGTGCCCAGGGCGTTCCGGAGGATATGATTACTGAAGCTGTAAAGCACGGCGTCTGCAAGGTCAACATCGATACCGACCTGCGTCTGGCCATGACTGCGGAAATCCGGAGAGTCTTCCACGAGAATCCGGCGGAATTCGACCCGCGCAAATACCTCGGCCCGGGCAGAGACGCCATCCAGAAGATGGTAGCCCACAAGATGAGAGACGTGCTGAAGTGCTCCAACCAGCGCTAAAAGCCGTCGACGGCACCAGCGTTCCGAAAGCTTCAGAAGCTGTACCGGAACAGGCGTCACAAATAATTCATGTCACAGAAAGAGGACCGGCGACCCGGTCCTCTTTTCATGCATTCCGACGCTTCCGCGCCGCGTTTCTATCTGTTTTCTATTCCGGCAATCGCTCTGGCAAGGTCTTTCTTTCCCTGAATATTCCCCTGCCGGGAAATCATGATGCGCTGCGCCTGAGGCGATCCCGCACCGTGCATGGATTCTGTGCGGTACCCCACCGCGGCGGTTCCCAGACACAGGTTCTCCAGCAGCCGGAGCACCTTCTGACGGTCCTCAACATCCATATCTTCCCGGGTCGCAAAGTACTTCCGGCAGATCTCACCGACGGATTCTCCTCCTCTTCCCGCCGGCAGCTCCGATTCAAAGTCCTTCTGGGACGGCATCGTCACCATCAGCCCGCCGGCGATATCCTCCGCCAGCCGGACGATTTCATACGGGAAGCGTGTCACATTCTGCTTGCAGACATTCGCCAGCAGCAGATCGATCTGATAGTTCCCCGCTTTGGTGGGATGCCCTTCGGCCGAACAGGCGATGCCGCAGCAGAACAGCGTCTCATTCAGATGCGTCATCTCGATAAGCTTGTCCTTGATGTGAGAAGCCTTTTCCGCTCCGTTGTATTCCGCCGCCAGCGCCGCCGCGCCGATGACAACGTCTCCGACGCCCACCTTGCAGCCGCCGTAGCTCTGCCGGTGGTATCCGGCAAACCGCTCCACCATCATGCCCGCGAATTCATATTCCCCGGCCATGAACACATACTCATTGGGAATGAACACATCGTCGAAGACCACCAGCGCCTCCTGTCCGCCGAACCGGCTGTTCCCCACATCGACGGAGCAGGGATCCTCCAGCTTCCGGGTGTCGCAGGACTGGCGGCCGTATACCATAAACAGCCCCTCCGCATCACTGGGGCAGGCGAAGGATACCGCGTAATCCGCGTCCGCCTCCCGCATGGCGATGGTGGGCATGATCAGGTGCCAGTGGGAATTGACCGCTCCGGTCTGATGCGCTTTGGCTCCGCGCACCACGATCCCGTCCGGCAGGCGCTCCACGATCCGCAGAAACAGATCTTTGTCCGGCTGCGCGTGGGGCGCTTTACCCCGGTCTCCCTTGGGGTCCGTCATCGCGCCGTCCACCACCAGGTCCTCGTCCTGGATCATCTCCAGGAACTTCACAAAGTTCTCGTGATACTTTGTGCCCTTCGCCTCGTCCAGCTCATAGGTCGTGGAGAACACCGCGTTGAACGCGTCCATCCCCACACAGCGCTGAAAGCACGCGCCCGTCTTTTGTCCCAGAAGCCTCTGCATCTTCACCTTGCGAACAAGATCGTCCGTGCTCTGGTGCAGATGGGTGAACCGGTTGATCGTCTTGCCGGTCAGGGAGGATTTCGCGGTCATCAGGTCCGCGTACTCCGGGTCCTGCGCCAGATCGTAGGTCATCGCCACGCTGTTGATGGACGGGCGGATGATCGGATGATCCACCCAGTTCTCCACCTGCTCGCCGAACATGTAGACTCTGGTCTTCAGTCTGCGCAGACTTTCTATATATTCTTCTCCTGTCATTAAAGCCATCTCTCTCCTCCTGGAAAAACACCCCGCACCCGCAAGTCACTTCGCCCGGGGCCTTCCCTCCACTCCGGTGCCGGGATTCTCTCTTTCGCTGTAGAAAAGCAGGGCCTGAACTCGTCAGACCCCGCGGAATTTTTAATATACGCCGTACTTGTAAACTCTGTCCGGTACGTCCTTGTTAATCTTATCTTCATCAATGAACGCCACCGCGCGAACGATGGTGCCGTCGCCCATGTACCATCTGAGAGGGAATGCGCAGAACATGAATCTCTGCCCCTTGACCTTCTCCACATCGCCGCCGATGTTCTCAATGCCCATGACATTGTTCCCCAGCAGGATGTTGTGTACCGGCTCCCACTCCGGATAATCCTCCAGAGGCTCATGGCCGAACTCTTTCTTATATTCTTCAACAATTCTCGGTACATACGGGCCGGGACCGTGCTGCGCCGCGTATGTATAGAGGATATGATCCAGCGCCTGAAGGTCAAATCCAACGCCCTTCACCTTCAGATCGAAGACCAGATGATTCGCCGCCTCGATGGAGCATCCAGGGCTGTATGCGAAATAATCGTCGTTCTCTCCCCAGCGCTTGTTCATGCCGGTGCAGATGATGACCCAGTCACCCTCCTGAATGCCGCCTTCCACCTTCTTCGCAGCCTCGTCGATTTCCTCCGCAGTAATCAGTTCCCAGTGCTTCTTCGGGATGTCCAGACATACCGCCGGTCCGTAGTAATTCTCCAGCGGAAGCTCGTGAGTGTAGGCGCCCTCCGGAATCACGTGAGACGGGGAATCCGCGTGAGTCGAGTTATGCATATGGAAATCATTGAAGGTCTGCAGCAGTCTGTAGTGCATCGGCATATGCTGCACTCTGTCGATATGGAAATCGCCGTTGGACGGCCAGAGCGGATTTCCTCTGCCGAACGGATGTGATAAGTCGACTAATACTTGTTTACCCATTTTTCTTCTCCTTTTATTTTCGCATATTGAATCACAACTGTAATACGTATCTGCTTATATTAATTAGCAAAGGGTATGCCATTCCGTCGGATTTGCTGCAATCCGCATGTTTTCAACGCTTCAACAAAAGCTGATCCCCGCCGCCTGCGGCGGTTTCTGTTGCATCACGCGCAGATCGTTGCAGTCAGGCAACGGATTTTCCGCCCGCCCGGGCAGCAGATCTTCTACACGCCCAGTATACTGCGGGCCTCATCCGGCGTCGCCACGGTTTTTCCCAGCTCCTCCACGATGCGCTTCACCCGCGCGACGAACTGCTGATTAGATTCCGCCAGCTGGCCTTTGTTGTAGTAGACATTGTCCTCCAGCCCCACGCGCACGTTGCCGCCTAAGGCGAGAGCCGCCATCATGATCTCATTGGCTCCCTTCCCGATACCGAAAGCGCTCCAGGTGCATTTCTCCGGAAGGTGATTGACGAGGTACAGCAGATTTTCCGTCGTCGCCTCCATTCCACCGGCCGCGCCGAGGCAGAGCTGGAAGTGCGCCGGCTCCTGAATAATCCCTTTCCGGATGTAATACTTCGCCGTGTTCAGCATCCCGATATCGAATATCTCAATCTCCGGTTTAACGCCCGCCGCAATCATTTCCTTTCCGCACAGCTCCAGAAATTCCGGCTCATTCATAAACACCACGCTGTTCAGCCAGTTCATGGTTCCGGCGTCAAAGGAGGCCAGCTCCGGCTTCAGTTCCCGGAATGGATGGATGCGCTCCTCCCACGAAAAGCCCTGACCTCCGGAGGACGTGAGATTCAGCACCAGCGGCGAACCAGCGTCCCGGATCAGCTTTACCGTCTCCTCAAACTTGTCAAACCTCATGCTGGCCGCATCGTTGTCATCCCGTACATGAATATGCACCGCGGACGCTCCCGCGTCACAGCACGCCAATGCGGACGCCGCGATTTCCTCCGGCTGCGTCGGAAGGTTCGGGTTATCCTTCTTCGTGGTCACAGCGCCGGTCAGCGCCGCGGTCACGATCACCTTACTTTTGTCATTCAGTCTCCGTGTTTCATACATAATTTTTGTTTCCTCCTGCTACAAAATATGACGGCGCTGTCGCCGTTCTCTTTGCGCACATATACAAACGCAAGCTTTGTGCCACCACAAAGCCATTGAAAATCCGCCGTTCCGGCGGCCCTCAAGTTGCACAGCGTCATTCCCGTTGCAGTCCGGCAACAAATTTGCTTTCAGTGCTCATCCTTCCCTTTATCATTCCGCCCATCGGTGGTATAATGAGGAAAATAACCGGGAGGACGCGATGAATCAGATAGTAGCCATACAGGAAGTAATTGAAAAAATCGACGACGCCGTCAAGAGAGAGGACTATAAGGATCCGGACGCCGCCCTGGCGCTGCTGCAGAGCCTCAAGGCTGATCTGCACTATTTTCACGAGGCCGGAATCGATTTCAAGGTCGTAGTGGACAGCCTCGACGACAGCATTTACATCACCGACAAAGAAGGACGCGTCATGTATGTGAATCCGGCTCACAAAAAGAACACCAACATTGAGCCGGAAGAGGTCCTGGGACGCCTCACCGGCGATATTGTCCGCGAGGGCACTCTGTTCACCGGCGGATCGACGATGGACGTCATCAAAGAGAAAAAGAAGATTTTCCGCCTCTCTACAGTGCAGAAGAAGGATCCCCCCGAAGTCGGATATACCGTAGGCGTTCCCATTTTCGACAGGAACGGAGAACTGGCTCAGGTGGTGGTCAGCAGCCGTCCGATTCTTTCACTCCAGGCGCTGCACGAGGATTACGGCCGATTCCTTTCCGAAATCGACCGCACCAAGGAACAGCAGCACGTCACGATTCACAAAAACGCGAAATCTCCTTCCATGTCCGGTGACCGGCTTATCGGCGCTTCCTACTCGCTGAAAAAAATCTCCGATATCATCGCTCTGGCTGCTCCCACCGACGCGACAGTGCTGATCACCGGAGAATCCGGCGTCGGCAAGGAGGTCATCGCGGACGAAATTTACCGAAAAAGCGACCGCAGCGACCGGACCTTCATCAAGGTAAACTGTGCCTCGATTCCCGCCAATCTGCTGGAATCCGAACTTTTCGGCTACGAGCGCGGCGCGTTCTCCGGCGCGAACTCCGGCGGAAAGCCGGGACTCTTTGAAATGGCCAGCGGCGGCACGCTTCTCCTGGACGAAATCGGCGACATGCCCATGGATCTTCAGGTGAAGCTTCTGCGGGCGATTCAGGACAAAAAAATAACCCGCGTAGGGGGCACCAAACCGATTCAGCTGGACATCCGGTTCATCGCCGCCACCAACAGCGACCTGAAGAAGAAAATCGCGGAGGGCACGTTCCGGCAGGATCTTTTCTACCGGCTGAACGTCATTCCGGTCAACATCCCGCCGCTCCGGGAGCGGATCAACGACATCGATGCGCTGACCGACCACTTCATCGACGTGTTCGCGGAGAAGCACCATCGCCGGCTGACTCTGTCTGAGAAAAACAGAGAAGTCTTCCGTGCCTATCACTGGCCGGGCAACGTGAGAGAGCTGGAAAACGTCATCGAATATCTGACGATCTGCGCTTCCGGCAGCGACCACGTAGACGAGGAGACTCTCCGGGGAATACTGGACATTTCCCAGAGCGACAACCCGGCCACCGGCGCCGGAACTCTGGCTCAGTCCGTGGAAAATTATGAGAAGAATCTCATCGAAACGGTTCTGAAAAGCTCAAAAAGCCTGCGGGACGCCGGCGCACGTCTGGGCGTCAACGCCTCCACAATATCCCGCAAAATCAAGCAGTACGGAATCGACTATCCGGGAACCAAGTAGCACAGTCTCCGGATTTTCTGGTGCGACCGAAACCAGTCTGCTGTATCTTCATTTGTCAGAACAGTCCATAAGAATACGAAAGAACGCCTGCACCTCGTCCGGGGCGTTCTTATTTTATTCTCCCGCGGCCATTGCCGCGGTTTTCTGTATTTATCTGAAGGAAAGAAATCACAATCACTCTGGTCAGACATCGCTCCCCGTCAATTTTACAATAAAACTATTTATCTGCAGATTATTATCACTATACAGTTGCCCTGCCCATTGCTCTTATGCTATAATTGACCATACTCAAGACTACAGTTAATTATCTGATATCCGATTTATAACCCGCATGCAGGAAAGGATCTACACATGCCCAGAAGAATGCAGAAAAAGAATGACTCGAAAAAAGTAAGCGCTTTATGCTGCGGTTCAGCAGCTTTTGTGAAAGGGGTTAAAGGAATCTTTCATCGCGCGCAACACCACAAAGAAGCATCAAACCCGAACTCACTGAGAAAGAAACTGCTGACCATGCTGGCTGCATTTTCAATCGCTTTTACTGTCTGCCAGCCGGGCGATGCCGTTACTGTCCATGCCGCCGGCAGCGAGGTGGATGCGCAGACCATCCTCCAGGAGGCATTGCTGAATGCTGCCAAAGGCACCCCGTCTGAATTTGCAAAATGGGGAACAAAAAAGCTGATTGCCGCTGCCCTCAACTCCGATGAAGTAAGCGACTGTGACATTATCATGGGCAGGCTGGATGACATCGTAAAAAACCAGACCAGGATGATTGATATGCTGAGTGAGATCGATACGAAGATTATGAAAAAAGATCTCTACGATAATATGAATGAGTTTATCAAGAAATCATGGTCAGGCGATTTCGAAAAGAATTATAAAGGACTGACCGCTGTAAATGCTGCATCATACAGCAGCGACGCCGCTCGGGCATCCGCACAGAAAAACTATCTTATCACCAGCGTCGCAGAAATGAATCCCAGTTCACTCCACGGCGGAGACTGCCAGTTTGATAAAGATGTATACACCTACGGAAACTATCTGACCCAGGGTGAATGGGTGTTATACAGCAGCGAACGGCAGCCGATTTATTCAATATGGCATCAGACCATGAAATACAAATACAAATGGGAGCACCAGTCATACGAGGAATGGGCTGCTTTCCAGAATAATGTGACGGAATCATATCTGTCCGCCGCCGCAGTGGACAAGCTCTCGATTCTGGCCCGGATCGATGCGATTGAGAAGTATAACAAGACTCACATTACTTCCAGGATTTCCACAGACGGACTGAAAACACGTTTGAGTATGCTTGACGAACAGATTGCAAAAGTCAGAGAAATCTACAATAAATACAAAGTAACGCCGCTGGCTGATTCCATACGCCACTATCAGGTGCCCGGACATGAAATGTATCTGTATACCACAGCCAAAGAACAGGCCATCATTAATGAAGCAAACCGGAAAAAAGGAATCCACGATCTTGTCACATGGTATAACAAGCATCGCAATAACAAATCCGAGTATACCCAGCTGACGGGAATCAAAGGACGCTGGAACGATAAAATGCACAGAACGGATGTGTCTCCTAACCTGAACCACTGGCGAAGCTTTATCAGCTATGACGCCTCCACTCTGACCCCAACAGCCGAATGGATGCAGCAGATTTACAAAGACTACGAGGGGAAGGCAACTCTTTATCAGATTTTCTTTGACAAAGACAAGGGAAATCTGACGCCGCCTTCAGGCTGGCAGAAAAACTGGAATTTTGTCGTGGATCCCAACCCGGATCATCCGATGGAATACTGGGACGGCGGGACATTCAAAGCCGACCGCATATATACGCCGACGCTGAACGGTTCTGCAGCATTGCAAAAGTCTATCATCTACTACTATCATAACTGGAACAATAATCCTCCGGATACGGTACGGCATTATATCGGTATCGGAATCACGAAAGACCCTCGCGGTAATGCAGATGAAATAAGTCCGGATTACGATGATATCTGGAACGAAAGTTCCATGGACAGTGACCCGCAAGGCTGTGTCATCGGCGCATCTCTCTCTGCAGACGAGCCGAAGAAAGATGAGACCTCCAAAGTGTCTGATTCATTGAATCACACGGACGCGAAAACATCTCCGGAAACCGGCGACTCCGCTCCGATACTGCCGCTGGCCGGTCTGGCGTTCCTGAGTGCATTGGCTGCGGCAGGATTGTTGATCAGGCGAAAAACATCATCAGAGAAATGAACTTTATACTGCACAAAGTCGTTTTAAAAAAAAGCCTCCGCATTAAAGCGGAGCCTTTTTTCTTATACCATTTCAATGATGACTGCGGTTCCCATGCCGCCGCCCGCACACAGGGTGGCGAGGCCGTATTTCTGCCCGCGCTTCATCAGCTCGTACATGCAGGTGATGACCAGGCGGGAGCCGGTTGCGCCCACGGGATGACCGAGGGAAATACCGCTGCCGTTCACATTCAGCTTGTCATCCGGAATTCCCAGCGTCTTCTGGCAGGCAAGGCACTGAGCGGCGAAGGCCTCGTTGATTTCGAACAGATCGATATCGTCGATGGTCATTCCCGCCTTGTCCAGCGCTTTTCTGGAGGCGTCGATGGGGCCGATTCCCATCAGCTCCGGGGGAACGCCTACCGTCGCCACAGATTTGATGCGGCAGATGATGTTCAGCCCCAGCTCCTTGGCTTTTTCCTCCTCCATCAGGATCACGCCGGAAGCCGCGTCGTTCATACCGGACGCATTGCCTGCGGTCACCGTTCCGTCCTCCTTAAAGGTTGGCTTCAGCTTCGCCAGCGCCTCATAGCTCGCGTTTCTCCTGGGATACTCGTCGGTATCATAGGTAGTGTCACCTTTTCTTCCGTGCACCGTAACAGGAATGATTTCATCCCTGAATTTCCCGGCGTCGATGGCTGCCACCGCTCTCTGCTGGGAGCGAAGAGAATAGCGATCCATCTCTTCTCTGGTCACATGATATTTCTCAGCCACATTTTCCGCGGTGATTCCCATCGCAGGTCCGACGCCCAGATTCGTCAGGGAATCCCACATGGAGTCCCGCAGCTCCATATGACCGTACTTCTTGCCGTATCTGGCGTCGAACACCATGTGGGGCGCGGTGCTCATGCTGTCCGCGCCGCCCGCCATGATGCAGTCTGCTTCGCCGGCCTTAATCTGATAGTAGCCGAACTGAATTGACGACATCGACGAAGTGCAGTTTCTGTGGATTGTGATTCCCGGCACCGTAACCGGCAGGCCTGCCTTGACCGCGGCGACGCGGGCCAGGTTGTTTTCTTTGTAGGTCCTCTGATAGTTGCAGCCCCAGATTACATCCTCGATCATCGCGGGATCGATACCCGCCCGCTCTACCAGCGCCTGCATGACAGGGATGGAAAGATCCAGTGACGTAATGGTCTTAAACTGCCCGCCGATGGTTCCGATAGGCGTTCTGCAGCCTGCTACTATGACGACATTTCTCATTGCTTATGCTTCCTTTCCTGTAATTGAGTCTTCCTTCGCGTAGTCCAGGTTGTATTTTCTCGTATTCAGCACAGAGATCAGGATGATGTTCACCGCCAGCAGCACGATGAATACGATATAGGCTCCCCGCAGGGATCCGGTGATGGTCAGCGCGAGAGAATTGATTTTGTAGTTCAGCATCAGCACAATCTCCATAATCGGGAAGTAGATGGAATAGACCAGATCGAAGTTGTGTCTACCGAATACAGAAGCCGGAAGGGACGTCATGAAGTTTGCCGCCGCTCCGATTGCTACGCCGACCATGGCGACACAGATATATCCGCCCAGCTGATTGTTCAGAATATAGTTGACCGCGAGGGCGATGATGTACCAGATCAGGAACGCGCGAACCGCGGTCTTGACGCCCAGTTTCTGGTCGATGAAGCCGAACCCGTAGGAGCCGGCCAGGCCGACGAGGGCGCAGACTGTCATCATGAACACCGCCTTGGTGGGCGTGAATCCCAGCTCAATGTTTCTGGATACCATCTGACTCATGACTCCGGTGGTGACCAGCTGGTTGATTCCGATGATGATGGCGACCACCCACATCTCCGGGGTTTTCAGCAGAGAAGCAACCGTCCATCTGCTGGTGTTCTCCGAGCTCATATCCGCATATTCCGCTTCATAGACCTCTTTGCTGACGTTGTCCGGGTAGACGCCTCTCTCCTGGGGAGTGTTGCGAATCACGATGTACCCGATAATGGCTACAACGATACCGACAATTCCCATGACTCTCATTCCGGCAGCCATTCCGAGACCGCCGATCAGTGCGGAAATCAGAGGAACATAAAGGGCAGAACCCAGATTGTGTCCCATCGTCGTAAAGCCGTTGGCAAGACCTTTCTTCTTCGGGAACCACTGGGTAACCAGATTTCCTCCGCCGATGTACGCAGCGCCGTTGATAAAAATCGTTACCAGTGTCAGGCCGATGAAGTACGAGAATACTGTCTGAGATGCGCCGTAATAAATGTACGATGCTCCCGCCAGTCCGAGGAAGATCGCAGAAAGCGCCCTGGCGCCGATCTTAACGCAGATGCGCCCGATGATAAAGTAAGCGACCACGCCGATCAGGCCCGCATAGAACGCCATATCCAGAAGTCTCGCATGCAGCGCCGTCTGAGAAGCGTAGCCCAGCGCCTTCCAGTGCGCTCCCGCAAACGCCTCGATGACGATATTCTGCCCGTCGATGGAATAACCGATGAGGAACCAGAACATGATCATGCAGTAGAAGATGATCAGCCAGCCCTTTCCGAAGTCGGCTCTGGTGTTTTCCGACTGTAATTTCACATTGTTATCTGACATAATAAACCTCCATATGGTTGTCGCCGGCGGCGCGCCTGCTGCCGCGAATTCATCCGCGCCCCCGCGCCGCCGGCAGGAAATCGCCTATTTCTTTCCGAATCTCAGGTCTGTGGCTGCCACGACCATTTCATCCCACGTATCGAACCGGCTGCTCTCCCGGACAAAGCCGTCCAGCAGCGTCTTAGAGTATACCAGTCTTGGAGAATCCCAGGTGCACATGACGGCGCTGGAATACTTAAAGGCCTCGAAATTTTCCAGATTGGTGTATTCCTGCATGAATTCATCTGTAAAGATATCCTCCAGGATTTTCTTGAATTCATCGTCGTTATTGTAGGATACGTAATCGTTCAGCATGATTATTTACTCTCCGGATGTTCTTTGTAATACTCTTCCGCGGCCTTGAACACATAGTCGCGCCATACGGGTTCGTCCCTCTTCATGCAGGGACGAATGATCTCGTCTTCCTGGTCGCCCATTCCGTTGATAGTCTCTTTCCTCTGGACTGTCAGATACAGAGCCGGCTCGTTCGGTGGGCATCCGAGAATCCAGTAAGCATTCGGATGGTCTTTCAGATATTTCTTTGTACAATTTCCGTGGAGCACGATCTTCTCGTCGGGAATATCCTTCGGAACCTCGTTCTTCGGTCCCGCGACGATGGTCATTCCCGCGTTTTTGTCGTACTCTCCTACCGCCTTCAGCTCTTCCATATTGATGGCAAGCAGCGCCTGACAGCTGGAGCATGCGCCGTCGCAGCGCACATCGTATTCCGGCCACCGCTTGCTCATGTCTCCGATGTACGGGATCCACATGGGCTTAAAGCATTCCTCGATAGTCTGTCCCACGACCTCGATCTGATCCATGCTGTAGCTTCCCAGTCCGGCTTCCTCGGCTACCGTAAAATAGCTGACGCCGGAGGTATCGATTCCGGTGACCTCGCAGGCGACCCGGTCAATAGCGACAGGATCCTTCGACCCCAGAATCATGTTGGATTCAATAGGCACCGGCATGTGGGGGCTGTATCCGCT
Protein-coding sequences here:
- the fba gene encoding class II fructose-1,6-bisphosphate aldolase, with the protein product MALVTTTEMFRKALNSDYAVGAFNVNNMEIIQGIVDAAQQENAPLILQVSAGARKYAKPVYLVKLVEAAIEDTGVDVALHLDHGADFDICKSCVDGGFTSVMYDGSKHPFEENIRITRQVVEYAHAHGVVVEAELGKLAGVEDAVHVNEREATFTVPEEAAEFVEKTGVDSLAVAIGTSHGAYKFKGTPYLDFERLKKIHALIPDTPLVLHGSSSVPQEFVELCNKYGGEVPGAQGVPEDMITEAVKHGVCKVNIDTDLRLAMTAEIRRVFHENPAEFDPRKYLGPGRDAIQKMVAHKMRDVLKCSNQR
- a CDS encoding 4-hydroxyphenylacetate 3-hydroxylase family protein encodes the protein MALMTGEEYIESLRRLKTRVYMFGEQVENWVDHPIIRPSINSVAMTYDLAQDPEYADLMTAKSSLTGKTINRFTHLHQSTDDLVRKVKMQRLLGQKTGACFQRCVGMDAFNAVFSTTYELDEAKGTKYHENFVKFLEMIQDEDLVVDGAMTDPKGDRGKAPHAQPDKDLFLRIVERLPDGIVVRGAKAHQTGAVNSHWHLIMPTIAMREADADYAVSFACPSDAEGLFMVYGRQSCDTRKLEDPCSVDVGNSRFGGQEALVVFDDVFIPNEYVFMAGEYEFAGMMVERFAGYHRQSYGGCKVGVGDVVIGAAALAAEYNGAEKASHIKDKLIEMTHLNETLFCCGIACSAEGHPTKAGNYQIDLLLANVCKQNVTRFPYEIVRLAEDIAGGLMVTMPSQKDFESELPAGRGGESVGEICRKYFATREDMDVEDRQKVLRLLENLCLGTAAVGYRTESMHGAGSPQAQRIMISRQGNIQGKKDLARAIAGIENR
- a CDS encoding cyclase family protein, producing the protein MGKQVLVDLSHPFGRGNPLWPSNGDFHIDRVQHMPMHYRLLQTFNDFHMHNSTHADSPSHVIPEGAYTHELPLENYYGPAVCLDIPKKHWELITAEEIDEAAKKVEGGIQEGDWVIICTGMNKRWGENDDYFAYSPGCSIEAANHLVFDLKVKGVGFDLQALDHILYTYAAQHGPGPYVPRIVEEYKKEFGHEPLEDYPEWEPVHNILLGNNVMGIENIGGDVEKVKGQRFMFCAFPLRWYMGDGTIVRAVAFIDEDKINKDVPDRVYKYGVY
- a CDS encoding RluA family pseudouridine synthase, producing the protein MKNIDIGENEQNQRLDRFLRKYLNGAPLGFIYKAIRKDVKVNGRRAGRDRILRSGDVVSLYIGDADLALFHRGKKTENVRRQFRIAYEDENILVVEKPAGLLTHGDGKEKKNHLTNQVISYLTATGGYDPSREKTFVPAPVNRLDRNTSGLVIFGRNYRALQHFNELIRERGSIRKFYLTIVCGDLRESLRLRGEMVKREDKNMVRVGEELPGGKTMETVAVPLRRGGGFTLAEVEILTGRTHQIRAQLAAAGYPVIGDAKYGDPGVNRVIRERFGQTTQLLHAWRLVFDHCGEGYEYLDGMEIRGEPPARFRSIEKEILK
- a CDS encoding 3-keto-5-aminohexanoate cleavage protein, whose amino-acid sequence is MYETRRLNDKSKVIVTAALTGAVTTKKDNPNLPTQPEEIAASALACCDAGASAVHIHVRDDNDAASMRFDKFEETVKLIRDAGSPLVLNLTSSGGQGFSWEERIHPFRELKPELASFDAGTMNWLNSVVFMNEPEFLELCGKEMIAAGVKPEIEIFDIGMLNTAKYYIRKGIIQEPAHFQLCLGAAGGMEATTENLLYLVNHLPEKCTWSAFGIGKGANEIMMAALALGGNVRVGLEDNVYYNKGQLAESNQQFVARVKRIVEELGKTVATPDEARSILGV